The DNA region TATTTGATTCAGGCCTAGTTTGATCATAAACTTAAGGAATAATTCATCTAACCCACATTTGCATATATTAAAGATGTTAATGTGAAATAAATTCCTTCCAATGGCTCTTATCTTGTGCAATATCTCTTTTAATTACACAAAAGTCTGTCTTCGTCTCTGCACTATTCATGATTTTCTGGACCTACATATTGGTCTTCTTTCATGAATATCTACTATTTTTCAAATATACGGCTCCTCTCCCGTCTCATAATACATTCCAagcaccttaacccttttaccccggggtatttggaaTTTCCAACCCTTacacccccagggggttattttttcccagcacattctgcagtatttttttttaaattgctctaacagccttaatttttgtcatagagaggtcaggttggtctcattctcttggaaatgactgaattttctcaaaaattatcaaaaaatatgaaaaactaatttttattgcatttatttgcaaggatgtaccggtacgtccatgggggtaaagggatggcttttgtgaaacgtaccagtacgtcctttggggggtaaaagggttatatttGAAATCTTTGTCTACATCAGCTGACAGATACACACCCGGAACACAATATGATTTTTCCCATTTTCCCAGTGACATGAAGCCAGGAATCTTGGCAGTATACAATCGTAACTTTCAAAATTTCCTTAATTCCTATTGGAAGACTACAGTAAATCGCAAGCAGCATATTATAGTTGCAGGTCGTTACAGTATATGTGCGCATCTTTGGTAACAAAACATTACTATGAATGTACTCTACAATAAACTTTATTCACTGATATATCTAAAAtaggtgtatataatatatatatatatatatatatatatatatatatatatatttatatatatatattgtatatatatatgtatatgtgtgtgtgtgtatatatatatatatatatatatatatatatatatatatatatatatatatatatatataatatatatatatatatataatatatatatatctatatactatatatttatatatatatatatatttatgatatatatatgtatatatgtgtgtattatatatataaataacatatatatatacatatatataaaactggggGCGTGTGAAAcgactaccagaggtcccttaccaattagacttctccctcctcaacatccccgttactacgaggtgtcgttctctacagctattgcccctatacacacacacacacacatatatatatatatatatatatatacatatatatgcacacacatagatagcagtattattacaattttttctaggcaagctataaccctagttggcaaagcagggtgctaaaagcacatgggctccaacaaggaaatcagccccgtgaagaaaaaaaaaaggaaatcataaacaaactatataagagaagtagcagatacaaaatataaaaattcttaagatcagtaacataaaatagatcattcatgtataaagtatgaaaagagaTCATtcatgtataaagtatgaaaagagacatgtcaaccagatcaacagaaaagtatttgcgatgggtttaaacttttaaaattccaCAAATTCCACTCCCAGATTAGGATTATCATTCCAAAATcttatcacagctggaataaatcttctagaatactgtgtattattcagccttatgatggaaaaggcaataTTGTTAGATATAACTGCACATCTAACACCAGTACTGaactataaagggattttgacgaaggaaaaatctatttctggggagagacctgtggcgcccggtgaaaagagtccttcttatatatcttttctgataaaaccttccaattataccagagaaagaaaaaagcatggaatgctgaggttactaccctcgcgcgagcaccttttgggtgtcgtgtataaagcaaaggcgcgtgaaaaccactattcacaggttgtcttccatttagttaattccttcgtcaaagggatgggccgatacaaaggtcctagccaaccaccatcgccacgacgcgagcgccatctgaacatcatccttctttttggaatacaaagtgttgaattgttttgttgtgctctcggtcttttttatctatcgtggctttattttgtcatgtccgaagctccatcttcacacattccaatgttaagtaccatagtttgttttgacagtttaattttgacataggaaaaatcaatttttgggcttGAACCATAtcaccctgatggaagttcctctaggcagcttctatttgggtagtagattggccagggcaccagccgtccgttgagatactactgctagagagttatggggtcctttgactggccaaacagtactacattggattcttctctctggttacggttctttccctttgcctacacatgcaccgaatagtctggcctattctttacagattctcctctgtcctcatacaccagacaacactgagattaccaaacaattcttcttctttgttcaaggggttaactactgcactgtaattgttcagtggctactttcctcttggtaagggtagaagagactctttagctaaggtaagcaactcttctaggagaaggaaactccaaaatcaaaccattgttctctattcttgggtagtgccatagcctctgtaccatggtcttccactgttatgggttagagttctcttgcttgagggtacactcggtcacattgttctatctaatttctcttcctcttgttttgttaaagtattaatagtttatatagaaaatatttattttaatgttgttactcttcttaaaatatttaatttttccttctttcctttcctcactgggctactttccctgttggagcccctgggcttatagcatcctgctttttcaactagggttgtagcttagcaagtaataatgataattatttcctgcaagtgatataccaaagaattttacctgtagaggtataaCAGGGTTCTAACCCacagagcgaatatcccgagagaaaTCGTGTATATAACAGGGACATGTTTACAACACCCACGGAGCGAATATCGCGAGAGAAATCGTGTATATAACAGGGACATGTTTACAAAacccacggctatccttccccgaatagagtcaaccttgtctcgaaggatgtGGGATAAGATTGGATAAGTGGGAGAGCCTTTACAACTCTGatcccagtgtgttactgtaaacatgttcgctgTTTCTCCATTCCTTCTGGTAGCGCCATCTTGTTTGATAGCTTTGGGAGTTTTCTTCTTGATTCATCAAGTTTTTGTGTGTATTTGGGATTATGGATGCTTCAtaggatggtacaatctgggaagatctgaatgcaatggatggtcagaattactgtatgaaaaatcttatgcaacatgcatagagaaCTGAATGATGGTGTAAGAGATTAATAACCACAAGGAATCCAACAGACCACAAACTTTTGTTCAACAAATCAAGATGGGAgtcagccgctgaagaccagactggagaacaatacttgaaacaaggtagaatgaaagaattaaaacatttcaagataaactaataaaatatttgattttctcaataaaccaattttttgtacAGTTGAAGacgaaacagaccgaatgtgctaTCAAAAGTAATTTGCATGTAAGAACTACATCGAGTAACTTAAATGAGTTGTGTACAGTTACAGAGACATTGTCACTGGAAATATCTTGATGGTGACCTACCtataatcatgctttgagttttgttaagattagaCTTCacccccataatttacaccatgcattaattttagcaagatggctattaaaggattcagcaaccacagatctacatacaggagatggaattgatgcaaatagcatacaatatatatatttaaaattcatcTGGTAATAGTGCTGTATATCTGGTTACTGTACTGAACATCGATATAACTATAACATAGTACTGTACTTatagaaattcaatttaaaataacttaaatatttgataatataaaacaTGAACAGTATGGTATACATATAAAAACTGAAAACTGTACTCTggtgaataattttgaataatttgttTATCTTGCATTAAAATTGACCTCTTGTTATTAAACATggcaaaattattaagaaattataaCAGTTACTCCCCAAGGGAAAAAGATTCCTTACTATTTCAGAATTATTAAAAACCACAAAAAAATGCTCCCATTATTCAATTTAATACAAGATATTTTCTTACAATTATCACTTCTTCCCAAAGGCttcttaaacaaaataaaaaattgcttttggtttaacaaaaaaaaaaaaacaataaaataaaaacaaataaaaactcatGGGACATTACCCAAGATGTAAATATCTTAAAAAGATAAATTTGTCTACTAATTTCccaaaatcaataacaaaggtcACGGGGTTTTGTAACATGTAACCAGAAAGGAAGAACCTAAATTTACACTCAATTATCAACTGACCTTTGAGAAGAGACATAGCTATACAAAATACAAACAGTAAATATCAGTATTAATTTTGTACTGTCCCAGGCCTATCTATTTTCAACGGAATCTACTTGTTTCTTTGTGTAACTTATTTGGAGCTTAAACTTTAAACAATAAATTCAGAGGAACACATTCTTATTAAGATGAAACTTCTAAACTTGTTTACCATCCTGGTATCAAAATCACCGAATACATAGCAAAACTAACTACATTAATATGAACTTTACTGCTTTACATCCcttaattattatcatgatttagTTCACTTTGGATTAGCttaagttatatataaaaataatcccAAACaacaatattcaataaaaaaaataactgggTGCCAATGACTAGGAAATTACAATCTACTACAGTATTactatcttttatcattttcattaaactacttacattattttacttattttaaggGCAAATACGAAGATGCGCTTACACCACACcataaatactgtatacaaaatactgtacagtatattaaaatcTGTTGTTTCTATAACCATAATCTTATtctatcaaaaaataaaaacacaaatgttTTGTGACcatgtttttttaaatatgtatcaaGAGCAACCCCCAAACATAGGAATTTAAGTCACTGTTTCACAGACTTTATCTGAAGAATATTTGGGGACTGTATTTACAGCCTTATGGGCTACCTTCAAATGGGAAGCAAGGTTACACTTATAACTAAATCTCTTATTGCAATATGGGCATAAATGTCTTTTCTCACCATGAATTTTCATATGAAGGTTCAAAGTACCTTTCAATGAAAAGGACTTTCTACAAATCAGACACTGGAAAGTTTTGTTACCCTTTTCTGAAACACAAACAGTGTTTTGCAATCCTGAACCATCAGCATCATCTTGTCTACTGCACACATTTCTGCTTTCATGGCTAGATTCTGAATTTGTAACACTGTCTGTAACACTGTCACCAACTTGTCCTCCTCCCATTTCACTTTCAGACTCCCTGTCAACACTATCATTGTTTTCATCAGGCCCTACATCACTCTCATTTTGGGACTTGGATTCATCATTGGAGTTCCTCTTGTTGACCTTCACATCCCTTTTTACATAAGATGAACTGTGATCATTCATGTGAACTGAAAGGGCACTTCTGAAACGAAACTTTCTCTGACATATTGGACACTTGTGTCTTTTAATGCCTTCGTGTATATCCATGTGATCTTCGAGGTATGTGCCAGTAGCACATCCTTTCCCACAGATTTTGCAAACATACTTCGTCTTTTTACTATGTTCAGCCATGTGTCTTTCAAACCGCTCTTGATTGGAGAACTTTCTGTTACACAAAGTACAATTTTTTATTCCTTCTTCATGTGCTAAAATGTGAGATTTAAGTCGTACTTCACTAGAAAATGTCAAACCACAAGTCATGCATTCATATTCCTTGTCAACATGAGATTCCATGTGTTTTTGCAACATGGCACCATTCAAGAAAACTTTACTGCAGACATGGCAATTAAGCTTCAACTCTGCCATATGAGTATCCGTGTGAGCATCGAGATGCGAAAGACTTGGAAAACTGTTTCTACATAATATGCATTCGTAAGAGACCCCTTTATGAGTCTTCATGTGTGCGTATAACTCCTTCTTTGACCAAAAGTTCAAGTTACAAATGACGCAGTCATTTACCATACATTTCTTTGCATGTGTATTGAGATTGGACTTTTGCCTGAACCTCTTGTCACACTTATCACACTTATACCTCTTGATGCCATAGTGCACATCCATGTGCAGTTTCAAGCTGCTTTTTGAAGAATAATATTTTCTGCAGGTAGTGCATTCAAATCTTTTATCGACATTGGCAGCCTCTGAATTCTGTGAAACTTCCTCATTGGGTAAACTTGTTGCAGTCTTTCCACTCATCTTCTGAGCCTGAAAAAAGAAGACGTTTGTTCAAACTCTGAGCAACTTTCAATCCTGATCACTTTATCCAAAGTAAAGTCTTTTATCTTAAGCAGTGGTACAGCCATAAATAATCATGAGTTAGACATATCAATAATCAATACACTTTATGGCTACTCTCAAAAATCAGGTCTCCCATGAGAGATCAGCTGGCTAGGCTCCAATAGCATAATACTTTGTCCCATGCAATCTTAAGTTATCCTTTTCACAATGCAACATATTCAGACAATGTGTGCATGCAGTATTACTACATAATGTAATATAACTGCACATTCAATGTTTTGTGAAGTTGAAGTACGTAACACTTTAGCAGATTTGGAACCAGGAAATAACAATGCATACGAAAACACCTACAAAACCTGTCATCTTCTTCATAAAATCCCCTTGGGAATACAAGCTAAGATGGGTTTTAAACACTACAATTTTGGCTTCTTTACTGTACTGTTTTCACTGACATCAATATAGATgaagtaaaagtaatatatatctACTGGGTacttatatttatacctatatatagatatatatatatatatatatatacacagtatatgtatatatacatatatatatatatatatatataatgtatgtgcattTGAAAAAAGAACTCAAAATATATTTCACTATGTCTATACCGGTATCCTTTAACAAGTTCCGACATATGCAAGGTAGCACACGGGGTAAGTATTCTTTGGCAAAATATAAATATACCAAATAGTTACACTATATAAATTCCTCTGCCACCATAAAAACTGCCTCAAAACTGATTTACATACATGTACTTTAACTTTTCACAAGATGATATAAGGTCATTTAAGCTGTTAAGCAGCTAGAAAAGGATGCAATTTGAAATTTGCTAAAATACTGTTTATACAAtacaaactaagagagagagagagagagagagagagagagagagagagagagagagagagagagagagagagagagagagagagttcatataaTCAACAATGAAAACATGTAATTCGAGTAAAGTATTACATAAAATGTTATGCAAAGCATCTAACTACTTAAGCAAAATGTTTACCCCTGCATCCAAAAATTAAAACATACATAAcaatactatataataataatgtgtataaacATTCAAAATACACATTAAATTTCCCAGAAAATCTAATACAATGGTAATACTGTACCAAAAATACCTAAAGAATGGATTTTTAAAACTACAAGTATTTAATACAACTAATAACGACAAGAATTATATGTACAATTCTATTACATTAAGACATCTGAGCATTTCCTCCAATATCACAAGAGCAAAAGGATATTTTCTTTTGAATACTATAAGCACATTACTGTACAGTAACAACATGGACTAACTCTAACACCTCCATAGCAAAAATTCATCAGATATAAACCCATCAAATCTCTCTCCCAATGCTGACATCTTGACTGCTCTTCCATCTATATTCAAActcatttcatgtaatttttaaATGTTGTTCTGTGTAAGTTTTAATGACAATCTGTTCTCCATTTTTGGAATTTCCTTATGctactatttgttctttctacccAAAAAAATTAGATCTAATTTGAGATTAAAATCAACATGTTTTACCCCATCACAATCTTGTCACTAGTTAGTAGTAAGTTGGTCAAGTACCACCCACCCCCTGAAATACTACCCCTAGTTATAGAATCCTTCAAGTACTGACCAGATAAGCTAAATGTTGGATCCCTTTGTAAATATAGCACTcttctttacctacacacacaatcacacccaGAGAAGTCCAGTATAAATTCTTCCTTTCTTACATATTTGAAGACACCAAACACATTCACTCTAGTGGGTGGCTACTTTAACCATACCGTGGCAATTAGCGTGTATGATAGGAGTAGAAAACTCATTAGGTATGGTaaccaactcttctaggagaagaccaaACTAGTCATTGATAGTGCAATAGCCCTCTTAACCATGACATCCCATCGAATTGGGTTAAGAGTTCACATGCTTGAGAGTGCACACTCAACCACTTTCCTGTCCATTTACTCTTCTCGTTTTTCTCAAAAGGTCTATTGGGCTAGTATTGCCAAGGGTTTTATGAAGAGGCTGCCTTTTCCATATCTTCTTTTATCTTCATTTcctttatttatataatcatttgttCATACTATTACTGTTATAGTTTTCATTGCTTTTGTTTACTTTATCCTTCACTTCTGTACTCAACAGCTTTCCCCTTGGGAGCTCGGGCCTTACGGTGTTCTTGAGTTGTAGCTTGACTTATGACGACTAACAACATACTGTAATGGCGATAATACTCTTGGATAGTGTCGCAGACTGTATCAagatcttccactgtctgggattaAGATGTCTCCTGCTTTCAAAACCAACAGTACTGTCTTTCTTTCTGTATAtactgtaatgttaatattgttatttatcAGCATTTTGCTACTTCTCTTTTATAAATTATTCTTTACTTGtcagtttatattttcatattgaacTGCCTTTCCCATAATTCCCTTGGGCTTGTCGAATTttctttttcctgagggagacagTTTTGCTTATAATCTTAGTACTGCAGTTATAATAACAATACTGTATTAAAGGTCCACATATACTGCTGTTAAATTATGAGAAATGAactgttttttccatttttttcatttatggaaAACTAATggctcagaagaaaaaaaatatggtagaCTGCTGAAGTGAAGGAGTGCTACTACAAACACCAGTGACAATGTTAGACAAGGCACATTGTGATGTGCAATCAAGACTACATGTGCAAATACAAATTATGATGAGTACTCTTCTCAAATTGAATGGGGTGTGAAAGCTATTCTATAAGCTGTTAGAATGCCAATTATAGCTGAAATGTAATCTAGTATGCACTAAtcacctataaaaaaaaatattacaaatagaaATTGCAGTAATCTATAACAGATTTCAGTTTTATAAGCATCCAGTCTCCAAAAAGTGCTTATCAATCTACAAGCAATTAAATAAGTGACAGTTATTGTATCACATGTGGTAGTATACATC from Palaemon carinicauda isolate YSFRI2023 chromosome 35, ASM3689809v2, whole genome shotgun sequence includes:
- the LOC137627820 gene encoding zinc finger protein 26-like; translation: MSGKTATSLPNEEVSQNSEAANVDKRFECTTCRKYYSSKSSLKLHMDVHYGIKRYKCDKCDKRFRQKSNLNTHAKKCMVNDCVICNLNFWSKKELYAHMKTHKGVSYECILCRNSFPSLSHLDAHTDTHMAELKLNCHVCSKVFLNGAMLQKHMESHVDKEYECMTCGLTFSSEVRLKSHILAHEEGIKNCTLCNRKFSNQERFERHMAEHSKKTKYVCKICGKGCATGTYLEDHMDIHEGIKRHKCPICQRKFRFRSALSVHMNDHSSSYVKRDVKVNKRNSNDESKSQNESDVGPDENNDSVDRESESEMGGGQVGDSVTDSVTNSESSHESRNVCSRQDDADGSGLQNTVCVSEKGNKTFQCLICRKSFSLKGTLNLHMKIHGEKRHLCPYCNKRFSYKCNLASHLKVAHKAVNTVPKYSSDKVCETVT